The following are encoded in a window of Haladaptatus sp. R4 genomic DNA:
- a CDS encoding LEA type 2 family protein has product MILVLAGSGYLAVTSGAVPKPSAGVQDFGDWGSVTPHQTEVVTTFWTTNPYPIEFTTGNTLHARYSLSLNGVTVATGTRNRVDLPRGNTTQTQSTYIQNDRLKDWWVNFIEANETIHATAHGNVRIATPVKNWSYHVSKTHTQFADRAPILDSLSHAAAKTEGKYVRTRRVDVVPFIGT; this is encoded by the coding sequence GTGATACTCGTTCTCGCCGGGAGTGGATACCTCGCGGTGACGAGCGGAGCAGTACCGAAACCATCCGCTGGCGTTCAGGACTTCGGAGACTGGGGGAGCGTCACCCCTCATCAAACCGAGGTCGTTACGACGTTCTGGACGACCAATCCGTATCCTATCGAGTTTACGACCGGCAACACACTGCACGCACGCTACTCGCTTTCCCTCAACGGAGTCACCGTTGCTACGGGAACTCGAAACAGGGTGGACCTTCCCCGCGGGAACACGACACAAACTCAGTCTACATACATCCAAAACGACCGGCTGAAGGACTGGTGGGTGAATTTCATCGAGGCGAACGAAACGATCCATGCGACTGCTCACGGGAACGTTCGCATCGCCACTCCCGTCAAAAACTGGTCGTATCACGTCTCGAAGACGCATACCCAGTTTGCGGACCGAGCACCCATTCTCGATTCGCTCTCACACGCCGCCGCGAAAACGGAAGGGAAGTACGTCCGTACTCGGCGAGTTGACGTCGTCCCGTTCATCGGAACGTGA
- a CDS encoding carbohydrate ABC transporter permease, protein MSTEGYDTVGVTVKATTYGVIGFLVLSNLIPLLFIVSVSFMPPNEFFGAPHLIPHAPTLKAWTNGFTELKTNLLNSFLIGAGTAILALIITIPGAYAFARKEFYGKKAGFYAIISAMMFPYILLVIPIMDLWNDLGLYNTIPGMILAYQVFVTPFAIWILRDFFEKLPDDIEEAAQVYGCTQFTAFLRVILPLAAPGIVAVGFLAFLTGWNDFLFANLLTTGTGPVPAVPVLYGTIGGGSGERVYWGKLMAETLIIGIPPTIIYLVARNYLENAFTV, encoded by the coding sequence ATGAGTACCGAAGGCTACGACACCGTCGGTGTCACCGTCAAAGCGACCACGTACGGTGTGATCGGGTTTCTGGTGTTATCGAACCTCATTCCCCTGTTGTTCATCGTTTCGGTGTCGTTCATGCCGCCGAACGAGTTCTTCGGTGCACCACACCTCATCCCGCACGCACCGACGTTGAAGGCGTGGACGAACGGCTTTACCGAACTCAAGACGAACCTCCTGAACAGTTTCCTCATCGGTGCCGGGACCGCGATACTGGCATTGATCATCACCATACCGGGAGCGTACGCGTTCGCTCGAAAGGAGTTCTACGGGAAGAAAGCGGGTTTTTACGCCATCATCTCGGCGATGATGTTCCCGTACATCCTCCTCGTCATCCCGATCATGGACCTCTGGAACGACTTGGGACTGTACAACACCATTCCCGGAATGATCCTGGCGTATCAGGTGTTCGTCACCCCGTTCGCGATTTGGATCCTCCGGGACTTCTTCGAGAAACTCCCGGACGACATCGAGGAAGCGGCCCAAGTGTACGGCTGTACGCAGTTCACTGCGTTCCTTCGGGTGATCCTTCCGTTGGCCGCGCCGGGCATCGTCGCTGTCGGCTTCCTCGCCTTCCTCACCGGATGGAACGACTTCCTCTTCGCGAACCTGTTGACGACCGGTACCGGACCGGTTCCGGCCGTCCCGGTGCTGTATGGGACCATCGGCGGTGGGTCGGGTGAACGAGTGTATTGGGGGAAACTGATGGCCGAGACGCTCATCATCGGAATCCCACCGACGATAATCTACCTCGTCGCACGGAACTACCTCGAAAACGCATTCACCGTATGA
- a CDS encoding linear amide C-N hydrolase, with translation MCTRLSYLGPDDRTLTARSMDWKVDIGTNIWTLPRGIERDGKVGPASLTWTAQYGSVVATAFDEVTTDGVNEAGLVANLLWLPESEYPDWDGESSAMSISLWAQYMLDNFETVAEAVENVRREDFAVVTAQVPGEDRLAALHLSLSDATGDSAIMEFVDGELVVHHSRDYQVMTNSPTFDKQLALAEYWKEIGGTVMLPGTNRPADRFVRARFYADAIPHVEDRRTATASVFSVIRNVSVPYGISTPDEPHISSTRWRTVVDHKDLIYYFESALTPNVFWIELDDIDVSSEADARVLELGPNQSNTFSGEVSEQMVASEPFTFLGAPAE, from the coding sequence ATGTGTACTCGCCTCTCGTATCTCGGACCTGATGACCGCACTCTCACGGCCCGGTCGATGGACTGGAAAGTGGATATCGGAACGAACATTTGGACGCTCCCCCGTGGCATAGAGCGCGATGGCAAGGTCGGGCCGGCCTCGTTGACCTGGACGGCTCAGTATGGTAGCGTGGTCGCCACTGCCTTCGATGAGGTCACGACGGACGGCGTGAACGAAGCTGGTTTAGTAGCCAACTTGCTTTGGTTGCCCGAGTCGGAATATCCGGACTGGGACGGCGAGTCATCCGCAATGTCGATCTCGCTGTGGGCGCAGTATATGCTGGATAATTTCGAGACCGTCGCCGAGGCCGTAGAGAACGTTCGACGGGAGGATTTCGCAGTCGTAACCGCCCAAGTTCCGGGCGAAGATCGGTTGGCTGCACTCCACCTCTCGCTATCGGACGCCACCGGTGACAGTGCGATCATGGAATTCGTAGATGGGGAGTTGGTCGTCCATCATAGCCGCGATTACCAAGTCATGACCAACTCGCCGACCTTCGACAAACAGCTCGCATTGGCCGAGTACTGGAAAGAGATCGGTGGCACGGTGATGCTTCCCGGAACGAACCGTCCAGCGGACCGGTTCGTAAGAGCCCGTTTCTACGCGGACGCGATTCCTCACGTCGAGGATCGGCGTACTGCGACCGCAAGCGTATTTAGCGTCATTCGAAACGTATCCGTGCCGTACGGTATCAGCACGCCGGACGAACCCCACATTTCATCGACGCGATGGCGAACGGTCGTGGATCACAAGGACCTGATTTACTACTTCGAGTCGGCGCTCACGCCCAACGTCTTTTGGATCGAATTGGACGACATCGACGTCTCTTCCGAAGCGGATGCGCGAGTTCTCGAATTGGGACCGAATCAATCCAACACCTTCTCGGGAGAAGTGTCCGAGCAAATGGTCGCTAGCGAGCCGTTTACGTTTCTCGGGGCCCCCGCCGAGTAG
- a CDS encoding PRC-barrel domain-containing protein: protein MADVFATNLIGMTAIGTHGTTLGEVSDITTNVNVGELLHLVIDPDETADQDGIDIAVDENDFFELPIDRIHAVNDYIVVEL from the coding sequence ATGGCAGATGTCTTCGCTACTAATTTGATCGGGATGACAGCCATCGGGACGCATGGAACTACCCTCGGGGAGGTCTCCGATATTACAACGAACGTGAATGTAGGGGAGCTCTTGCACCTCGTTATCGACCCCGATGAAACCGCCGATCAGGACGGCATCGATATCGCTGTCGACGAGAACGATTTCTTCGAGTTGCCCATCGATCGGATTCACGCCGTCAATGACTATATCGTCGTAGAACTGTGA
- a CDS encoding ABC transporter ATP-binding protein, producing MKASSSSSSDHSGCGKTTTLRCIAGLEEPDSGHILVDDEDITGLKSKDRNLAFVFQSIALFPHMSVRKNMRFGLDMNTDLSKDEKNRRVEDVAETLDIAPMLDRKPSALSGGQQQRVSLGRAMVMEPAAFLLDEPFSALDANLRDHMRVEVKKIQRELTTSMIFVTHDQEEAMTLGDKIVVMNDGHVQQIGSPYDIYNDPTNRFVADFIGSPSPNLIEGTVERDSTGLSFVTDLGTIPATDEQTAVMKDRVGETVVYGIRPEYLRLDSGRDMFVADVDVIEPLGDRDAIHLSADGISLSALTSQGEISQHTDRVRVDFETEEAWIFETSGARIV from the coding sequence ATGAAGGCGAGTTCGTCGTCTTCGTCGGACCACTCGGGATGCGGAAAAACCACCACGCTTCGTTGCATTGCTGGACTCGAAGAACCGGATAGCGGTCACATCCTCGTGGACGATGAGGACATCACTGGGTTGAAATCGAAGGATCGAAACCTCGCATTCGTCTTCCAGAGCATCGCGCTGTTTCCACACATGAGCGTGCGGAAGAACATGCGGTTCGGTCTCGACATGAACACGGACCTCTCCAAGGACGAAAAGAACCGGCGCGTGGAGGATGTCGCGGAAACGCTCGACATCGCCCCGATGTTGGATCGAAAGCCCTCGGCGTTGTCCGGCGGACAACAACAGCGCGTCTCGCTGGGCCGTGCGATGGTGATGGAACCCGCAGCGTTTCTACTCGATGAGCCGTTTTCCGCGCTCGACGCCAACCTTCGGGACCACATGCGCGTCGAAGTCAAGAAGATCCAACGTGAACTGACCACGTCCATGATCTTCGTGACACACGATCAGGAGGAGGCGATGACGCTTGGCGACAAAATCGTCGTGATGAACGACGGTCACGTGCAACAGATCGGAAGTCCGTACGACATTTACAACGACCCCACGAATCGCTTCGTCGCCGACTTCATCGGGTCGCCGTCGCCGAACTTGATCGAGGGGACGGTCGAACGCGATTCGACGGGTCTGTCTTTCGTTACCGACCTCGGCACGATTCCCGCGACGGATGAGCAAACCGCGGTGATGAAAGACCGCGTAGGGGAAACCGTCGTTTACGGTATTCGACCCGAGTACCTGCGTCTCGATAGTGGTCGAGACATGTTCGTTGCGGACGTCGACGTGATCGAACCGCTCGGCGACAGGGACGCGATCCACCTATCCGCAGACGGAATTTCCCTCTCGGCGCTCACGTCACAAGGTGAGATTTCACAGCACACGGACCGCGTTCGGGTGGATTTCGAGACCGAAGAGGCGTGGATATTCGAAACATCAGGGGCCCGAATCGTCTGA
- a CDS encoding thioredoxin domain-containing protein: MSKNNPSRRTFMKTTGVLAAVGVGGAIPASAETAIPEAPVPNDTDELTYATMGTDPNNPTATVYGNFKCPFTQKFVREGNLEAVLNEYVTSGEMNIRFRALAYQPPGTSSHGTSTYYISDSDPLISEAALSVWDVSPDDYWQFFDYMFSGLISGNVSFSEMKGRMQTADVSDRGTIIDRASSGRFDDTVEENRYDAGDYGVTFTPTMVLDGETIAPHHDTDTLLNWIGGQLSSASDFSPEETTTSESSSESADSNDTPNSDSESDSNDTSNSDDGSNSDAVSDSTDSEVSQSSSNDEDSSKDTTAGGTKEDSDQSSESSTAESQSSTAETRSSTSKSKDVSANDEDTPTDSSESNADDSQTETMSIRELCRLILNPV; this comes from the coding sequence ATGTCAAAGAATAATCCATCTCGGCGGACATTTATGAAGACGACGGGCGTTCTCGCAGCGGTCGGTGTCGGTGGCGCCATACCCGCGAGCGCGGAAACGGCAATTCCCGAAGCGCCGGTGCCGAACGACACTGACGAACTTACGTACGCGACGATGGGAACGGATCCGAACAATCCCACCGCGACCGTTTATGGCAACTTCAAATGCCCGTTTACCCAAAAATTCGTTCGAGAAGGCAATCTCGAAGCGGTACTGAACGAATACGTCACATCCGGTGAGATGAACATACGGTTTCGGGCGCTCGCATACCAACCGCCGGGGACATCCTCGCACGGTACGTCGACCTACTACATCTCCGATAGCGATCCGCTGATCTCGGAAGCCGCATTGAGCGTTTGGGACGTCTCGCCCGACGATTACTGGCAATTCTTCGACTACATGTTTTCGGGTCTCATCTCCGGAAACGTCTCGTTCAGCGAGATGAAAGGCCGCATGCAGACGGCAGACGTCTCCGATCGAGGAACGATCATCGACCGCGCCTCCTCCGGCCGATTCGATGATACTGTGGAAGAAAACCGCTACGATGCCGGTGATTACGGAGTCACGTTCACTCCGACGATGGTTCTCGATGGGGAAACGATCGCTCCCCACCACGATACCGATACCTTACTGAACTGGATCGGAGGTCAGCTTTCGAGTGCGAGTGACTTCTCGCCCGAAGAAACGACCACGTCCGAAAGTTCGTCGGAATCCGCGGATTCGAACGATACACCGAACTCGGATAGTGAATCGGATTCGAACGATACATCGAACTCGGATGATGGGTCGAATTCGGATGCTGTATCCGACTCTACGGATTCTGAAGTCAGTCAATCGTCTAGTAATGACGAAGATAGCTCCAAGGATACCACGGCAGGAGGGACGAAGGAGGATTCCGATCAGTCATCCGAATCCTCGACGGCAGAAAGTCAGTCCTCGACGGCGGAGACTCGGAGTTCGACGTCTAAATCGAAGGACGTATCGGCGAACGACGAGGACACCCCCACCGATAGCTCCGAGTCAAATGCCGATGACAGTCAAACTGAAACGATGTCTATCAGAGAGCTCTGCCGTCTCATTTTGAACCCTGTCTGA
- a CDS encoding winged helix-turn-helix domain-containing protein, producing MKTLDRIETFEPFLRNLPDIEHSPDPRWLDGASLVTVSPENPQAPIRAYLERVREFDSDHIRMISPVLSRLFHDVHAELALDGVHTELVMAEDTIDRARSLNPTEFKIVVSVGVLDLYRYPDSLGFGLTLGDDQLLMGAYDSGGHLEACVHSTDTEFLQWGEKLFERYRGQADLIEPSFSFPFSLGP from the coding sequence TTGAAGACGTTGGACCGAATCGAGACGTTCGAGCCGTTTCTCAGGAACCTCCCCGATATCGAGCACTCTCCTGATCCACGGTGGTTGGATGGCGCTTCCCTCGTCACAGTCTCCCCCGAGAATCCACAAGCACCGATCCGTGCATACCTCGAACGCGTCCGGGAGTTCGACTCCGACCATATTCGAATGATCTCACCGGTTCTCAGTCGCTTGTTCCACGACGTCCACGCCGAACTAGCACTGGATGGCGTCCACACCGAACTGGTGATGGCCGAAGACACGATCGATCGAGCACGCAGTCTGAATCCGACCGAATTTAAAATCGTCGTGAGCGTCGGTGTCCTCGACCTCTACCGCTATCCGGATAGCCTCGGGTTCGGCCTCACCCTCGGTGACGACCAGCTTTTAATGGGGGCATACGACAGTGGTGGCCACCTCGAAGCGTGCGTCCATTCGACCGATACGGAGTTCCTCCAGTGGGGCGAGAAGTTGTTCGAACGGTACCGCGGACAGGCCGATTTGATCGAACCCTCGTTTTCATTCCCGTTTTCGCTCGGACCCTGA
- a CDS encoding inositol monophosphatase: MTRQDTTFRAAVEGATVAHRQFRTELDVETKDSKMDFVTQADTDTQQRVIEIIKDRYPEATIVGEEEDERKSLPDDGNAWVIDPIDGTTNFVRGVHLWTTTVAAVRDHETVAATTVAPALDDVYTVDSNGTMLNGEQTAVSMETDPEQFIVAPILRYGSERDEEFGNLLRGLIRQFGDLRRFGCAQVTLGMVASGAIDAAVSTQPEPNPWDTIAGVYLVEQAGGTVTDIDGTRWTPDAEGIVATNGTRHDEVVEHVAQTVR, encoded by the coding sequence ATGACACGACAAGATACCACGTTCCGTGCGGCAGTAGAGGGTGCAACCGTCGCTCACAGACAATTCCGAACCGAGTTGGACGTCGAAACCAAGGACTCGAAGATGGACTTCGTCACGCAGGCGGACACCGACACGCAACAGCGGGTCATCGAGATCATCAAAGATCGATATCCCGAGGCGACCATCGTCGGCGAGGAAGAGGACGAACGCAAGTCCCTTCCCGATGACGGAAACGCCTGGGTCATCGATCCAATCGACGGAACGACGAACTTCGTCAGAGGAGTTCACCTCTGGACGACGACGGTAGCCGCGGTCCGTGATCACGAAACCGTCGCCGCGACGACCGTCGCCCCGGCTTTGGACGACGTCTACACCGTGGATTCGAACGGTACGATGCTGAACGGCGAGCAAACAGCGGTGAGTATGGAAACCGACCCTGAACAGTTCATCGTCGCGCCCATTCTCCGATACGGTTCCGAACGGGACGAGGAATTTGGAAACCTTCTTCGGGGACTGATACGCCAATTCGGCGATTTACGGCGTTTCGGCTGCGCACAGGTGACGTTAGGAATGGTCGCGAGCGGTGCCATCGACGCTGCCGTCTCGACGCAACCGGAGCCGAATCCGTGGGACACGATTGCAGGAGTGTATTTGGTCGAACAGGCAGGTGGAACGGTAACCGACATCGATGGTACCCGTTGGACGCCGGACGCCGAGGGCATCGTCGCAACGAACGGCACACGACACGACGAAGTCGTCGAACACGTTGCACAGACGGTTCGGTAA
- a CDS encoding carbohydrate ABC transporter permease — MSTRNLFDVRNRTEQLSEDWFSYLLILPVLLFLVVLMWMPFMQGIYMSFNNWPFGGEPTWTGIENYTFLFGWNPFYTSLKVTLMFTLTTVFQLVVAVMAALAVRELRRGKGFVTGTFLISYTVPPLITGTIWAYMLEPDLGPVFGFLTKWHVLDKTIYWGSHGDMALGVVMFVTTWTFWPFMFLIISANLESIPEEMYETAQMYGANRYQTFLRVTLPQLKSAILVAVSIRLIWNMTKISQVLQLTNGGPGYDTSILAVLLYRFAYGQGQMGVAYAVGIVLLLLTIGFVFVFIREFERASEEGA, encoded by the coding sequence ATGTCGACACGAAACCTATTCGACGTGAGAAATCGAACCGAACAGTTATCGGAGGACTGGTTCTCATATCTGCTGATACTCCCGGTTCTCCTCTTCCTCGTCGTGCTCATGTGGATGCCGTTCATGCAGGGAATCTACATGAGTTTCAACAACTGGCCGTTCGGCGGTGAACCGACGTGGACCGGCATCGAGAACTACACGTTCCTGTTCGGATGGAACCCCTTCTACACGTCGCTGAAGGTGACCTTGATGTTCACGCTCACCACCGTGTTTCAATTGGTCGTCGCCGTGATGGCCGCGCTCGCGGTTCGTGAACTTCGGCGTGGAAAAGGGTTCGTAACCGGGACGTTCCTCATCTCGTACACCGTCCCTCCACTGATAACGGGCACCATCTGGGCGTATATGCTCGAACCGGACCTCGGGCCAGTCTTCGGCTTTCTCACGAAATGGCACGTCCTAGATAAGACCATCTACTGGGGTAGCCACGGGGATATGGCACTCGGCGTCGTCATGTTCGTGACGACCTGGACGTTCTGGCCGTTCATGTTCCTCATCATCTCTGCGAACCTCGAAAGCATCCCCGAGGAGATGTACGAAACGGCACAGATGTACGGTGCGAACCGATATCAGACGTTCCTTCGTGTAACACTTCCCCAACTGAAAAGCGCGATTTTGGTCGCGGTGAGCATCAGGCTCATCTGGAACATGACGAAGATTTCGCAGGTGCTCCAACTCACCAACGGAGGGCCGGGCTACGATACCTCGATCCTCGCGGTGCTACTGTATCGGTTCGCCTACGGTCAGGGACAGATGGGCGTCGCCTACGCGGTCGGAATCGTCCTGCTCCTCCTGACCATCGGCTTCGTGTTCGTGTTTATCCGCGAGTTCGAGCGCGCGAGTGAGGAGGGAGCATGA
- a CDS encoding 2,3-butanediol dehydrogenase, whose product MQTARWHGQRDIRVEETEESSVGATDVRVEVDTCGICGSDLHEYAAGPIFIPEGDPHAISGERAPITMGHEFSGVISEVGEDVENLTEGDAVAINPILYCGECRQCREGNYHICDSGGFVGLSGGGGGFAENVVVSAEKAVPLGEDVPLEHGALVEPLSVGLHAVRRSGISAGDTVAVFGSGPIGLSVIQCARAAGARRIFVSEPRAARRDRAADSGADHLIDPTEVDAVDEIRSSTDGGVDAAFEVAGIEPTFNAALESTRPGGTVTVVSIWEETVNMPPNTLVLGERTLTGTLAYLGGPRSNEEYGMVIDMLADGTLDPDPLVTDRIGLDDIVDEGFESLLDEGSDQVKIFVKP is encoded by the coding sequence ATGCAGACCGCAAGATGGCACGGACAACGTGACATTCGCGTCGAAGAGACGGAGGAATCGAGTGTTGGAGCGACGGATGTACGCGTGGAGGTCGATACGTGCGGGATCTGTGGCTCCGATTTACACGAGTACGCGGCAGGACCCATATTCATCCCCGAAGGAGATCCACATGCGATTTCGGGTGAACGGGCACCGATCACGATGGGACACGAGTTCAGCGGTGTTATCAGTGAGGTAGGGGAGGACGTGGAAAACCTTACCGAGGGTGACGCAGTGGCGATCAATCCCATCCTCTATTGTGGCGAGTGTCGCCAATGTCGGGAGGGAAATTATCATATCTGTGATTCCGGTGGTTTCGTCGGTCTGTCCGGTGGCGGCGGTGGGTTCGCCGAAAACGTGGTTGTGAGTGCAGAGAAGGCAGTTCCACTCGGGGAGGACGTTCCGCTCGAACACGGCGCGCTAGTCGAACCGTTGAGCGTTGGTCTCCATGCCGTTCGTCGATCGGGTATCAGTGCAGGCGACACCGTCGCGGTCTTCGGCAGCGGCCCCATCGGCCTGTCGGTGATTCAATGTGCACGGGCGGCCGGTGCCAGACGGATTTTCGTCTCGGAGCCCCGGGCGGCCCGCCGTGACCGAGCGGCGGACTCCGGGGCCGACCATCTCATCGACCCAACCGAGGTCGATGCCGTCGACGAAATACGTTCATCGACTGACGGTGGCGTCGATGCGGCGTTCGAAGTCGCTGGCATCGAACCGACGTTCAACGCCGCGCTCGAAAGTACACGGCCTGGCGGGACCGTTACCGTCGTGAGTATCTGGGAAGAGACGGTGAATATGCCCCCGAACACACTCGTCCTCGGCGAACGGACGCTCACCGGAACGCTCGCGTATCTGGGAGGGCCGCGCTCGAACGAGGAATACGGGATGGTTATCGATATGCTCGCGGACGGGACGCTCGATCCGGATCCGCTCGTTACCGACCGCATCGGTCTCGATGATATAGTCGACGAGGGGTTCGAATCGCTCCTCGACGAAGGGAGCGATCAAGTGAAAATCTTCGTCAAACCGTGA
- a CDS encoding helix-turn-helix domain-containing protein has protein sequence MSNDLARFLAGSPERRELLTHLRKRPGSPAELADDLSLSRRSIQRHLGQFVERGWATKSGGTYRLTTSVTASSTNTRPT, from the coding sequence ATGTCGAACGATCTCGCTCGATTCCTCGCCGGTTCTCCGGAACGCCGAGAGTTGCTCACCCATCTCAGGAAACGACCCGGATCGCCAGCGGAACTCGCCGACGACCTGTCCCTCTCCCGGCGGAGCATTCAACGCCATCTCGGCCAATTCGTCGAACGTGGCTGGGCGACTAAAAGCGGTGGCACGTATCGGCTCACGACGTCGGTGACTGCATCGTCGACGAACACACGACCTACTTGA
- a CDS encoding glutamine synthetase family protein has translation MTSLSDYETIRLVWTDINGVARGISLSGDEASHAIEEGVGFANGVAELTLEPALLDDPKYGAEAGDMMAVPDVDSVMPIEWAADTAAVFTDLTNVDSSRFDLCSRSALRSVLEDLASEGYTARVGVETEFSLLRPDDDGGWVPYNDRCSYDLDALDMGSDLIRDWTNAMEAAGGHVLGVHQESQPGQYEINIEYDDALRTADTVMFLRHMLKSVSRQHGCKTTLMPRPHSHEDANGMHLHLSLWDRTGSENEFKSDTDDIRFPAGKHPVGESGLSETGRHFVGGLLEHMKALTAICAPTVNSYKRLLPGIWAPVNIAWGPDNRSTVVRLPPELDSATRIEHRVPDSSCNPYLGLAASLAAGLDGIRNEIDPGEPTIENAYDEGYESLPRTLWTALEHLENDEVIEDALGSALVEEFVQLKRDEFDRSMDHVTEWEREEYRDEF, from the coding sequence ATGACTTCCCTTTCAGATTACGAAACCATACGCCTGGTCTGGACCGACATCAATGGCGTTGCACGCGGAATCTCCCTCTCCGGTGACGAAGCATCACACGCGATCGAAGAGGGAGTCGGGTTCGCCAACGGGGTCGCCGAACTGACCCTCGAACCTGCGCTCCTCGACGACCCGAAATACGGTGCCGAAGCGGGCGACATGATGGCGGTCCCCGACGTCGACTCCGTGATGCCGATAGAGTGGGCCGCCGACACGGCGGCGGTCTTCACGGATCTGACCAACGTAGATAGTTCACGCTTCGACCTCTGCAGCAGGAGTGCGCTCAGGAGCGTCCTCGAAGACCTCGCGTCGGAGGGATACACGGCACGTGTCGGTGTCGAAACCGAGTTCTCGCTCCTACGTCCGGACGACGATGGTGGATGGGTCCCCTACAACGACCGCTGTTCGTACGACCTCGACGCCCTCGACATGGGATCGGACCTCATCCGCGATTGGACGAACGCGATGGAAGCGGCGGGGGGCCACGTTCTCGGTGTCCATCAGGAATCGCAACCGGGGCAGTACGAGATCAATATCGAGTACGACGATGCCCTGCGGACGGCGGATACCGTCATGTTCCTCCGCCATATGCTCAAATCCGTCTCGCGGCAGCACGGATGTAAAACGACGCTCATGCCCCGACCGCACTCACACGAGGACGCCAATGGGATGCATCTCCACCTCAGCCTGTGGGACCGTACGGGGTCGGAGAACGAGTTCAAAAGCGATACCGACGATATCCGATTTCCCGCGGGAAAGCATCCGGTCGGGGAGTCCGGGCTTTCCGAGACGGGACGGCATTTCGTCGGTGGCCTCCTCGAACACATGAAAGCGCTGACAGCGATCTGCGCGCCGACGGTCAACTCGTACAAACGGCTCCTCCCAGGAATCTGGGCCCCGGTCAATATCGCGTGGGGACCGGACAACCGTTCGACGGTGGTTCGCCTACCCCCCGAACTCGATTCGGCGACGCGTATCGAACACAGGGTACCCGACTCGTCGTGTAACCCGTATCTCGGTCTCGCGGCCTCGCTCGCGGCTGGATTGGACGGTATCCGAAACGAGATCGATCCGGGCGAACCGACGATCGAGAACGCCTACGACGAAGGCTACGAGAGTCTCCCCCGTACCCTCTGGACGGCGCTCGAACACCTCGAAAACGACGAAGTGATCGAGGATGCCCTCGGTTCGGCGCTCGTCGAGGAATTTGTACAGTTAAAACGGGACGAGTTCGACCGATCGATGGACCACGTGACCGAATGGGAACGCGAGGAGTATCGGGACGAGTTCTAG